Genomic segment of Iocasia fonsfrigidae:
AGAAAATAGTGAGGTTATTATCACCATGCTGCCTAATTCACCACATGTTAAAGCAGTAGTCTTAGGTAAAAATGGGGTAATAGAAGGGGTTAAAAAAGGACAGGTATTAATAGATATGAGTTCCATAGCCCCGCTAGTTTCCCAGGAAGTGGCTGCAGAGTTGGAGAAAAAAGGAGTCGAGATGTTAGATGCCCCAGTTAGTGGTGGCCAGGAAGGTGCGGAAGCTGGAACAGTAGCTTTTATGGTAGGAGGCAAAGAAGAGGTATTTGAAGCAAACAAAGCAATTTTAGAAGTAATGGGTGCTAGTGTTACCCTGGTAGGTGGTATAGGTGCTGGAGAGACAACTAAATTAGCCAATCAGGTAATTGTTGGTATCAATATAGCAGCAGTAGCAGAGGCTTTAAGTCTGGGTAAAAAAGCAGGAGTTGACCCTGAAAATATCTTTAATGCCATTAGAGGGGGACTGGCCGGGAGTAAATGTATGGAAGATAAGGCACCCCGGATGTTAAAAGGTGAATATGACCCAGGATTCAAGATGAAATTACATGTTAAAGACCTGACAAATGCCTTTGAAACTAGTAGAGAATTGCATTCATATATGCCTTTAACAGCACAGGTTATGGAAATGATGCAGAAATTATTAAATGACGGCCATACAGAGGTAGATCATGGTGGTTTAGGATTGTTCTATGAGCAGCTAAATAATATTTCTTTGAAAAAGGGTTAAAAATTTAATATTCAATGCAAAATAGTGGTAATTTTTGAATAAATTCATTTTAAAAGGGGGGATTAAT
This window contains:
- the garR gene encoding 2-hydroxy-3-oxopropionate reductase encodes the protein MKKIGFIGLGIMGKPMAKNLIDAGYDLIAYDINEDAVNEMVDYGAEKASSPKNIAENSEVIITMLPNSPHVKAVVLGKNGVIEGVKKGQVLIDMSSIAPLVSQEVAAELEKKGVEMLDAPVSGGQEGAEAGTVAFMVGGKEEVFEANKAILEVMGASVTLVGGIGAGETTKLANQVIVGINIAAVAEALSLGKKAGVDPENIFNAIRGGLAGSKCMEDKAPRMLKGEYDPGFKMKLHVKDLTNAFETSRELHSYMPLTAQVMEMMQKLLNDGHTEVDHGGLGLFYEQLNNISLKKG